The following are from one region of the Chloracidobacterium sp. genome:
- a CDS encoding FAD-dependent oxidoreductase has protein sequence MKPTDIQDPEYFHKVVDCQYACPAHTPVPEYIRLIAEGKYTEAYMINWDSNVFPGVLGRTCDRPCEPACRRGRIDEEPVAICRLKRVAADNRDDVIPYMPQGPFTPNGKKVALIGAGPASLTVARDLSPLGYEVHLFDEQIKGGGFMRSQIPAFRLPEQVLDDEVDYILRLGIHTHFKHYVSSLKEILEQDYDAVFVGTGAPRGRDLPDLPGRQEGDANIHIGINWLGSVAFEHTDKIGKTVIVLGGGNTAMDCCRTARRLGGEDVKVIVRSPFASMKASPWEKEDAMHEDIPIIDNHVPKSFVIENGKLAGMTFEKVEAKYDANGKRSLVPTGEPDVFYPADDVLIAVGQENSFPWIERDCGVEFDNWEMPVVDKVSFQSTHPKVFFGGDAAFGPENVITAVAHGHQAAVSIDLLCNGKDVKTERLSPFVNLHSMKMGIHEWAYDSTIDEYDRLAVPQAPKEFTLKDRKKEVELGFDPLAGYKEAERCLNCDVQTVFDAPKCIECDACVDICPTSCITFTADGEEADIRQRTKVPALNLKQDIYVADGLKTGRVMVKDEDVCLHCGLCAERCPTAAWDMQAFWYNITKAGHLKYGPTVVGNLVQIERNGNGAG, from the coding sequence TTGAAACCTACAGACATTCAGGATCCCGAATACTTTCATAAGGTCGTAGATTGTCAATACGCATGTCCGGCACACACGCCTGTTCCGGAATACATCCGTCTGATCGCTGAGGGTAAGTACACCGAAGCTTACATGATCAATTGGGACTCCAACGTTTTCCCGGGCGTGCTTGGTCGAACGTGCGACCGACCCTGTGAGCCCGCCTGTCGCCGCGGCCGTATCGACGAAGAGCCAGTTGCCATATGTAGATTGAAGCGCGTTGCCGCCGACAATCGAGACGATGTCATTCCATACATGCCCCAGGGGCCGTTCACCCCGAACGGCAAAAAGGTCGCACTGATCGGTGCCGGTCCTGCATCGCTTACGGTCGCAAGGGACCTTTCGCCGCTGGGTTATGAGGTTCATTTGTTTGACGAGCAGATCAAGGGTGGCGGTTTCATGCGTTCGCAGATACCGGCATTCCGTTTGCCGGAGCAGGTGCTTGACGACGAGGTCGATTACATCCTCCGTCTCGGTATCCACACCCATTTCAAGCATTACGTTTCCTCGCTCAAGGAAATCCTCGAACAGGATTACGACGCGGTCTTTGTAGGCACCGGGGCTCCGCGGGGACGAGATCTGCCGGATCTGCCGGGTCGTCAGGAAGGCGATGCGAATATTCACATCGGCATCAATTGGCTCGGCTCGGTGGCCTTTGAACACACCGACAAGATCGGGAAGACGGTTATCGTCCTCGGCGGCGGCAACACCGCAATGGATTGCTGCCGAACCGCTCGGCGACTCGGCGGTGAAGACGTGAAGGTCATCGTCCGTTCGCCGTTCGCATCGATGAAAGCTTCGCCCTGGGAAAAGGAAGACGCAATGCACGAGGACATACCGATCATCGACAACCATGTGCCGAAATCGTTTGTTATCGAGAACGGTAAACTCGCGGGCATGACCTTTGAAAAGGTTGAGGCGAAGTATGATGCGAACGGAAAACGCAGCCTTGTGCCGACGGGCGAACCCGACGTGTTCTATCCGGCAGACGATGTCCTGATCGCCGTCGGCCAGGAGAACAGTTTTCCATGGATAGAGCGTGACTGCGGTGTGGAGTTCGACAATTGGGAAATGCCTGTCGTTGATAAGGTCAGTTTTCAATCAACGCATCCAAAGGTCTTCTTTGGCGGTGATGCTGCCTTCGGGCCCGAGAACGTCATCACCGCCGTCGCCCACGGTCACCAGGCCGCGGTTTCGATCGATCTTCTCTGCAACGGCAAAGACGTAAAGACCGAACGCCTTTCGCCCTTCGTAAATCTTCATTCGATGAAGATGGGAATCCACGAATGGGCCTACGACAGCACCATCGACGAATACGACCGCCTCGCCGTGCCGCAGGCTCCGAAAGAATTCACGCTCAAAGACCGCAAAAAAGAAGTCGAACTCGGTTTTGACCCGCTCGCGGGCTACAAGGAAGCCGAACGCTGCCTAAACTGCGACGTGCAGACCGTTTTCGACGCCCCAAAATGCATCGAGTGCGACGCCTGCGTGGATATCTGCCCGACCAGCTGCATCACGTTTACCGCAGACGGCGAAGAGGCCGACATTCGGCAACGCACAAAAGTTCCCGCATTGAATCTAAAGCAGGACATCTACGTCGCCGACGGTCTAAAAACCGGCCGTGTCATGGTCAAGGACGAAGACGTCTGCCTCCACTGCGGCCTCTGCGCCGAACGCTGCCCCACCGCCGCCTGGGACATGCAGGCCTTCTGGTACAACATCACCAAAGCCGGCCACCTCAAATACGGACCAACCGTCGTAGGCAATCTAGTCCAGATCGAAAGGAATGGAAATGGAGCGGGGTAA